From the Theobroma cacao cultivar B97-61/B2 chromosome 2, Criollo_cocoa_genome_V2, whole genome shotgun sequence genome, one window contains:
- the LOC18607277 gene encoding agamous-like MADS-box protein AGL61 encodes MAKATRGRQKIQIKKLEDESSRQVTFSKRRNGLFKKASELCVLCGANIGIIVFSPKGKPFCFGHPNVDAVVDRYLSGNPTLHGEEDSETSCDGTPCFEEFDEECKKAMEKLEEKKRRSKEIEKEKGERKKKGQFWWDEPIDNMGVEELEAYIKAMEELRKNVARRANDLMGDVFAAATVANSGGLGTGFADQNGGFGYGDDAFHFGHGHGLGFGGGQF; translated from the coding sequence ATGGCTAAGGCAACGAGAGGCCGCCAGAAGATTCAGATAAAGAAACTGGAAGACGAGAGCAGCCGCCAAGTCACTTTCTCCAAGCGCCGCAACGGTCTGTTCAAGAAAGCCAGCGAGCTCTGCGTTTTATGTGGTGCCAACATAGGCATCATCGTCTTCTCTCCCAAGGGAAAACCTTTTTGCTTTGGTCACCCCAACGTCGACGCGGTGGTGGATCGTTATCTCAGCGGAAACCCCACTCTGCATGGGGAGGAGGATTCGGAGACGAGCTGCGACGGCACCCCATGTTTCGAAGAGTTCGACGAGGAGTGCAAGAAGGCAATGGAGAAGCTAGAGGAAAAGAAGAGGCGGAGTAAAGAGATTGAAAAAGAGAAGggagagaggaaaaagaagggaCAGTTTTGGTGGGATGAGCCCATCGACAACATGGGGGTAGAAGAACTTGAGGCGTACATCAAAGCCATGGAGGAGTTGAGGAAGAATGTGGCTAGGAGGGCTAACGACTTGATGGGGGATGTTTTCGCGGCGGCTACGGTGGCTAATTCTGGCGGTTTGGGTACTGGTTTTGCTGATCAAAATGGTGGTTTTGGCTATGGTGACGATGCTTTTCATTTTGGTCATGGCCATGGCCTAGGTTTTGGAGGTGGACAGTTCTGA
- the LOC18607278 gene encoding uncharacterized protein LOC18607278 produces the protein MDPCPFVRILVGNLALKFPVSTKPSLSRIHPSTSSCYCKIKLKNFPHQVATIAFIQSQEDSSNSSSSSSSFQKSLAACFSLSKSQIDRIVSRGSSSYKLSIEVYADPDGSSCGLTYGKLLGKVSVPLDLRGAESRPSVVHNGWIAIGRNRSNKNGSSAQLCLTVRTEPDPRFVFQFGGEPECSPQVFQVQGGLKQAVFTCKFGFRNTSDRNLGSRSSLPESNTTRNWLPSLKTEKDQSSKERKGWSITVHDLSGSPVAMASMVTPFVPSPGSDRVSRSNPGAWLILRPGCGTWKPWGRLEAWREPGFTDALGYRFDLFHDDYIAATSTTATLASSILSTKLGGKFTMDMTTNVAATPSTSPQSSCDFGSGSRPGSGSGSDFGFAASLSPQSLYRGGFVMSSTVEGAGKCSKPEVEVGVQHVTCTEDAAVFVALAAAMDLSVDACRSFSQKLRKELRQQTQNFVV, from the exons atggaTCCGTGTCCTTTTGTACGGATCCTGGTGGGAAATTTGGCCCTGAAATTTCCAGTATCTACGAAGCCTTCTCTGTCAAGAATCCACCCTTCTACTTCTTCGTGCTATTGCAAGATTAAACTCAAGAACTTCCCTCACCAAGTGGCTACAATCGCTTTTATCCAATCGCAAGAAGACAGCAGCAACAGCAGTAGCAGCAGCAGCTCTTTTCAAAAATCTCTGGCCGCGTGTTTCAGTCTGAGCAAGTCCCAGATCGATAGAATCGTCTCGAGAGGGAGTTCATCGTATAAACTTTCTATCGAGGTTTACGCAGACCCTGATGGCAGTAGCTGTGGATTGACATATGGGAAGTTGTTGGGGAAGGTTTCGGTACCGTTGGATCTACGTGGAGCGGAATCGAGGCCGTCTGTTGTGCATAATGGGTGGATTGCTATAGGCCGAAATAGAAGCAACAAGAATGGATCATCTGCACAGTTGTGTTTAACGGTCAGGACTGAACCTGATCCGAGGTTCGTGTTCCAGTTCGGTGGGGAGCCTGAGTGTAGTCCTCAGGTTTTTCAGGTTCAAGGCGGTCTTAAACAGGCCGTTTTCACTTGCAAGTTTGGTTTCAGGAACACAAGTGATCGGAACTTAGGATCAAG ATCATCTTTGCCAGAATCAAACACTACAAGAAATTGGCTACCTTCTCTGAAAACAGAGAAAGATCAATCCTCCAAAGAACGAAAAGGATGGTCGATTACAGTCCACGACCTGTCAGGCTCTCCCGTAGCAATGGCATCAATGGTGACCCCATTTGTCCCATCCCCTGGTTCGGACAGGGTTAGCCGTTCCAACCCCGGTGCATGGCTAATTCTCCGTCCAGGATGCGGAACCTGGAAACCATGGGGCCGCCTCGAGGCCTGGCGTGAGCCTGGTTTCACCGACGCCCTCGGATACCGATTCGACCTCTTCCACGACGACTACATCGCCGCCACCTCCACAACCGCCACCCTCGCTAGTTCCATCCTCAGCACCAAACTTGGCGGGAAATTCACCATGGACATGACCACAAACGTAGCAGCAACCCCATCGACAAGCCCACAAAGCAGCTGCGACTTCGGTTCCGGATCAAGGCCCGGATCGGGATCAGGGTCAGATTTCGGGTTCGCGGCATCCCTTTCCCCGCAGAGTTTGTACAGGGGTGGCTTCGTGATGTCGTCGACGGTGGAAGGTGCGGGGAAATGCAGCAAGCCGGAAGTGGAAGTAGGTGTACAGCACGTGACATGCACGGAGGACGCAGCAGTTTTTGTGGCACTGGCTGCGGCCATGGATCTAAGCGTGGACGCTTGTCGGTCCTTCTCTCAAAAGCTAAGGAAAGAGTTGAGGCAGCAAACTCAAAACTTTGTCGTGTAA
- the LOC18607280 gene encoding myb-like protein X: MFKRSPSRNQRSKSIKTKHVLQICLLLGVCFWLIYQVKHSHDKRKEFDEKDAKASVKAQNDDVILKFGRKDLPHVEEVSKNYKHEEEEEEEHGVEEEHKHDEELEEKATRLEEEEQEGASKHEEEELEEASKHEEEEPEEASKHEEEEQEEVSKHEEEEEQEEMREDEGNKHDDEEQEAEIKDEEVDDEGRGDDEVDENEQERADGDADREEEFIDEEKEREAEGDDKDNEEKEIEEKEGQEESDNSANDQNHDGGGRNAHEAREEHYKADDASSAVSHDTQIINSEADKLDMENSNDNSTMNVLEQESKDNATEETNGDENKSELKVDDGKHSEDGSSLNVTDTKENDHETGSSNSEHISLPNTTNSTVFTDQASNNSTDVSKETGNKPAEVNTEMPDSLQDGTATVLELTSAQNTTEDGMVTEEKHEEQANENISNSEQHDSNMVDSSKIENVDSATRDSFNSSTNAESGMSEDMTKVNATAGGDNFGSSMTKENTDSTQNEKSGGDKESGGTDESSDTSFSNGTVDQGQHDPIDSSDNTLSQEEKDVRVDLSTLPDIRTEGSDNEDAAAE; the protein is encoded by the coding sequence ATGTTCAAGAGGTCACCTAGTAGAAACCAAAGATCCAAAAGTATCAAGACAAAGCATGTCCTTCAGATTTGTCTGCTACTTGGGGTCTGCTTCTGGTTAATCTACCAAGTCAAGCACTCCCAtgataagagaaaagaatttgATGAGAAAGATGCTAAAGCCTCTGTGAAAGCACAAAATGATGATGTGATTCTAAAATTTGGGAGGAAAGACCTTCCTCACGTGGAGGAAGTGTCTAAGAACTACAAGCATgaggaagaagaggaagaagaacaTGGAGTAGAGGAGGAACATAAGCATGATGAAGAACTGGAAGAAAAAGCTACGAGGCTTGAAGAAGAGGAGCAAGAAGGAGCAAGCAAACACGAAGAAGAGGAGCTGGAAGAAGCAAGCAAACACGAGGAAGAGGAGCCGGAAGAAGCAAGCAAACACGAAGAAGAGGAGCAGGAAGAAGTGAGTAaacatgaagaagaagaagagcaagAAGAAATGCGGGAAGATGAAGGTAACAAGCATGACGATGAAGAGCAAGAAGCAGAAATTAAGGATGAAGAAGTAGATGATGAGGGAAGAGGAGATGATGAGGTAGATGAAAATGAGCAGGAAAGAGCAGATGGTGATGCTGATcgtgaagaagaatttatagatgaggagaaagagagagaagcaGAGGGTGATGATAAAGATaatgaggaaaaagaaattgaagagaaagagGGTCAAGAAGAAAGTGACAATTCAGCAAATGATCAGAACCATGATGGAGGTGGAAGGAATGCACATGAGGCTAGAGAGGAGCATTACAAGGCAGATGATGCTTCCAGTGCAGTGTCCCATGACACCCAAATTATAAACTCTGAAGCCGATAAATTAGATATGGAAAATTCTAATGACAACTCAACAATGAATGTTTTGGAGCAGGAGAGCAAAGACAATGCAACTGAGGAAACTAATGGTGATGAAAACAAGTCAGAGTTGAAGGTTGATGATGGTAAACACTCTGAAGATGGTAGTTCATTGAATGTCACAGACACTAAAGAAAATGATCATGAGACTGGATCATCCAACTCTGAGCATATCTCTCTTCCAAATACAACAAACTCTACTGTATTCACTGACCAAGCAAGCAATAACTCTACTGATGTGAGTAAAGAAACAGGCAATAAGCCTGCAGAAGTGAATACAGAAATGCCAGATTCATTGCAGGATGGAACAGCTACCGTTTTGGAATTGACTTCAGCTCAAAATACAACAGAAGATGGTATGGTAACTGAAGAAAAACATGAAGAGCAAGCCAATGAGAACATTTCAAATAGTGAGCAGCATGATTCCAACATGGTAGATTCgagtaaaattgaaaatgtagATTCGGCCACGAGAGATTCCTTTAATTCCTCTACTAATGCAGAGTCTGGAATGTCAGAGGATATGACCAAGGTCAATGCAACAGCTGGAGGGGATAATTTTGGGTCTTCCATGACTAAGGAGAATACTGATTCAACTCAGAATGAGAAATCAGGGGGTGACAAAGAATCAGGTGGAACAGATGAAAGCTCAGACACTTCCTTCTCTAACGGGACAGTGGATCAAGGCCAGCATGACCCCATTGATTCTTCTGACAATACCCTCTCTCaagaagagaaagatgttCGTGTCGATCTGAGTACATTGCCAGATATCAGAACAGAAGGGAGCGACAATGAAGATGCTGCAGCTGAATGA